CCATTGCATTGATAAATAGTGGTAATGCCCTGCGTCTGCTGACCCTGCAGCTGCTGCTGGCTGTTATTAGCCTTCACCTGAATGTCCAGCGTGTTTGATTCCACCGTTTCGCGTTTGCCCGTTTCTGGATTGGTGTAAGCTACCTTTGCCGCGTCCAGTGTGTATTTACCGGGTTTAAATGGCACTATCGGGTCGCTGTATGCAAATACCGACTCTTCCTTTGCGGGCAGTGTATATTCAAGGCATCTTATGTCCAGCCCGTTATTCCCGATAATGTTCCGATCCACAATTCGAAGAGGTATAGCCTGCTTAAAAGGGTTCTTAAATTGAAGCCTGATAATAACTTTATCACCGACTTTTATGTTATTCGCGTTTTCAACGACTTTACGTACGACAAGCGTCTTCGCCGCTGTTGACGTTGATGTTGATGCTGATGCTGACGCTGATGTGACAGCGAAGAGGAATGCAGAAATCAAGAGCACAACTATCGCTCTCTTCCCTATACTCTTCCCTATACTTATAATCATCTCATATAACCACTCTGTACTTACCATAGATGATATACATGTTCACCAATAACATTATAAAAGTTGCGATAAAGAACCAATCCTTTATACTGGTCTCTTCCCACTCTCGCTTTATGTGCCTGCTGATACGTGCGTAAATCTCATCCAGCGTCTTTTCATTCACTGACTTGTAGTATTTCCCGCCAGTATCTGCGGCGATTTTTTTCAACGTCTGTTCATCAAGCTCGGCATACTGCGGATTGCCAAAGAGGTCGTAGCCGATAACCACCGGTTTCTCAGAGCCAAGTCCAACGGTATAAACCTGTACGCCTTTTGTTTTCGCGAACTGAATTGCTTCCTGTAGACTCACAACACCGGAATTGTTCACACCATCACTCAGTAAAATAACCACTTTCTTCTTGTTCGGGATAGAAGTAGCCATGTCAATAGCGAGGGTGAGACCATCGCCGATAGCAGTTCGCCCTGTTCGCGGTTCTATCGCCTCTAATTTATTTATTGCCTTATCCTTAAAAGGGGTAAGATAACAGGCGGTTGTTGCACCGGATTCGAAGATGACGATACCCACGTTATCTTTCGGTTTCAAGCTCTTTATCAATGTTTTGGCTGCGGCTTTCGCGGCTTCTAATCTCGTTGGCTTATAATCGGTTGCCTGCATGCTCCCGGAATCATCAATTGCCAGGACTACGTTAACACCCTTCTTAGCGCGCTTGAAGGGGATCATCGGGTCTGCAAGACCAACGATAATCAATGCCATAGCAATGATAAGGATGATAAAAGGTAGATGGGCCCTGAATTTGGTGCTGCGTTTGGTTCTATTATTACTTGTGGTAGAAGCTGAAGCTTCTTTTACAATACTGAAGGTACTAAATTTTAGTGCCGCTTCTTTACGCTTCTTGCAGTAAATCCGGTAAAAATAGTATAGCAAGGGGATAATCCCCAGAAATAGCAACACCCACGGCTCTCCAAAACTCACGCCCATTTTATCCTATTCTATGGTGGTTTTTTTGATAAAAGATAGATGTAATCGTATATAAGATAAGTTAAGATAAGTTATAAGTGTGAAGTTTGTTATGGTGAGCAGAGGAGATAAGGGAGACAGGAGGTTCATGAAGATAAACTATGGGAAGCTGCATCCAAATTGAGAAAAAAGGTTGAGGTATATGAATATATGAATATAGGTGTTATTTGTCATTTGATTTAGATATGTTTGTGTATGGTGGACAATGCAGAGCAATACGATGTAGTACCTTAGGATGTTTTTCGAAATACAAAGAATGACAATAGATTACAAATGCAAAGTATTTAAATACTTTGTAATACAATGTATTCCTATGGGTGATAAAAAGCCAATTTCAGTAAGGATAGAGGAAGAGGAATTAAAAAAATTAGAGGAACTCTCTAAGAGGGAAGGAATAAACCGGAGCGCTCTAATAAGCAAAGCAATAAAACAGTTCGTTCAGAACTACGATAAGAAAACGCTGGTGCTAAGTGAGATTTTGGACAGACTGGAAGAATTGGAAAAGAAGCATGAAGCACTCCTTACCAGGGTGAACATTTTAAGGGGACAAGTTGATAATTTAGTTAAAAAGAAGAGGCATTGAGCTGTATGAACGCTAATATTCATTCGAAGATTGACAGCATCATAGAATCAATGATAAAGAATCAAAATCCTTGGCATGATCCTGCGAATAGAGATTGGTATCTAAAGGATGGCGCACTAAGAGAATTGATGGATGCTGATAATGAAGGTTTATATGAATCTCCAAAAATTTATTATTTTCTCAAAAAGAGTTTCTTTAAACCCCTTTATTCGAACAATAGAGCGTATGGGGTATTAATAATTAGAGGACCAAGGAGAATCGGAAAAACATCTACTTTAAAATATATGATAAAAGATTACATCCAGAGAGGTTATCCTCCTGATTCTTTTGTTTACATCTCGCTCGATTCCGATGAACTTATTAAAGAGGCGGACAGGAAAAGATACCTGAGAGAATTAGTTGATGAAATTATTAAAAGGTTCAAAAGGGAAAACAAACCGCTTATTATCATTCTCGATGAAGTTACTTTCTATAAGGGCTGGGCAAGGGCAATTAAAAATTTAATTGACAGTGGGAGCATAGGTCCGGGCATAGCATTAGTAGCAACAGGAAGTTATTCATTAGACTTAAGTAGTGCAAAAAGGGAGTTAGCCGGACGGTTTGGACCTTTAGGAGAGAAATTAAGAGGTGAGCAATTCTTTTATCCCAGAAGGTTTATAGAAATGGCAGAATCAATTTTAGGAAGAACATTTCAGAGTCATATTAGAAATACGTTTAGAAAGGGGAGTGGAAGAAGAATAGGTCTTACGGAGTATTTTTCGGGATTTCAAACAGATAGTGATAGCTTGTTTTACAATTATAAAAGAATTCTGAATGAAACATTGCAAGCCTGTTATGATGACCTTCATAACCTCTTTGAAAATGTCTATTTATACGCAGGAGGATATCCAAGAAGCATCTATGAAGCAATAAAATCACAAAGAAGTGGAGAAATAACCATCCCTTTTGCGCGATATAGCGATGACATATTCAATCTTTTGGTGACGGATTCAATAAAATTCGGGCTTTCTGAGGATATAACAAAACAGATACTTAGTACGGTTAATTTACCTTCTATGAGACTCTCCTGTAGTTATGGCACTTTAACACAAAATCTTAATCTGAGAAGGGATGATGTGGAGAAATATATCTCTTATCTTAGAGCGTCAGGCTTATTCTCCTTTCTTCCAAATATATCTTCTCCAACACAGATAGACCTCGATTCTGCACGTGTAACACCGAGGAAAGATAGGTTGAAGTTAATAGTAAATGATCCCGCAGCCTTTATAGCTGTATACCTTTGTTCAAGAGGCGCCATTAAATTTGGTCAAGTTAAAAAATTGCTTTCTGATGAGAGGGTAAGAGAGCACCTATTTGAGGCTGTGATCATTTCCCATTTGCGATACATGCCGCTTATAAGGATTGCACCTGAGAATATGGGATATATTATTACAGAGGATGAAGAAGAACTTGTAGATGGGTTTGCGTGGTATCTTGACAGGTCTAACAGGCTTGTTCTTTTAGCAGTGGAAGCAAAATATACACAGAAAGATGTAGATATTAGAGAAATTAAAAGGAAGGCAAGAATGTTAAAAGAAGATTTCCATATTAAACGCCTGATTGTAACCACAAATCATAAGACATTAGAAATAGAGGAAGATTATGCTATTATCCCTGCTGAAATCTTCCTTTTGTTAATGTAGTATGCTGCCACCTCCCGCAGATCTAATCCCCAATCAGCACCATACATCTGGCGGAAGGCATAGAGATAGGTATAAAGAGAGCTTGTTTATGGTGGGAAAAACGCTTGTCCAGTATTTAGTATCACATGGAAAGACATTTTATATTTATATGATGCATATAAGTATCAACTATGGACATAGATAATAGTAAGATATTACGGATGGTATTAATACCGGCAATGATAATAGCAATAACAATAGCGATATTCCCTGTTGTAATTACAATTGCCAGCGCATCAGGATCTGGTATAGCAGTCACTCGTACTCTATCTACAAACACTCCCGCTCCAGGTTCAACGTTCCACGTATTCATTAATATCTCGGGTTTACATGTGGGTGGCATTGTAGAGACCATTCCAGAAGGTTTTGCATTTGTCAGTACCACACATCCTTCAAATCAAACCCATGTATCAGGACAGAAGGTTATCTTTGTAGTGGCTAACGAAACTTCAATAAGATACGAAGTGCGAGCGCCATCACAGGGAAGTGGGACTTTTAGCGGGAT
This is a stretch of genomic DNA from Methanophagales archaeon. It encodes these proteins:
- a CDS encoding VWA domain-containing protein, encoding MGVSFGEPWVLLFLGIIPLLYYFYRIYCKKRKEAALKFSTFSIVKEASASTTSNNRTKRSTKFRAHLPFIILIIAMALIIVGLADPMIPFKRAKKGVNVVLAIDDSGSMQATDYKPTRLEAAKAAAKTLIKSLKPKDNVGIVIFESGATTACYLTPFKDKAINKLEAIEPRTGRTAIGDGLTLAIDMATSIPNKKKVVILLSDGVNNSGVVSLQEAIQFAKTKGVQVYTVGLGSEKPVVIGYDLFGNPQYAELDEQTLKKIAADTGGKYYKSVNEKTLDEIYARISRHIKREWEETSIKDWFFIATFIMLLVNMYIIYGKYRVVI
- a CDS encoding ribbon-helix-helix domain-containing protein, with the translated sequence MTIDYKCKVFKYFVIQCIPMGDKKPISVRIEEEELKKLEELSKREGINRSALISKAIKQFVQNYDKKTLVLSEILDRLEELEKKHEALLTRVNILRGQVDNLVKKKRH
- a CDS encoding ATP-binding protein — encoded protein: MNANIHSKIDSIIESMIKNQNPWHDPANRDWYLKDGALRELMDADNEGLYESPKIYYFLKKSFFKPLYSNNRAYGVLIIRGPRRIGKTSTLKYMIKDYIQRGYPPDSFVYISLDSDELIKEADRKRYLRELVDEIIKRFKRENKPLIIILDEVTFYKGWARAIKNLIDSGSIGPGIALVATGSYSLDLSSAKRELAGRFGPLGEKLRGEQFFYPRRFIEMAESILGRTFQSHIRNTFRKGSGRRIGLTEYFSGFQTDSDSLFYNYKRILNETLQACYDDLHNLFENVYLYAGGYPRSIYEAIKSQRSGEITIPFARYSDDIFNLLVTDSIKFGLSEDITKQILSTVNLPSMRLSCSYGTLTQNLNLRRDDVEKYISYLRASGLFSFLPNISSPTQIDLDSARVTPRKDRLKLIVNDPAAFIAVYLCSRGAIKFGQVKKLLSDERVREHLFEAVIISHLRYMPLIRIAPENMGYIITEDEEELVDGFAWYLDRSNRLVLLAVEAKYTQKDVDIREIKRKARMLKEDFHIKRLIVTTNHKTLEIEEDYAIIPAEIFLLLM